One genomic segment of Lampris incognitus isolate fLamInc1 chromosome 2, fLamInc1.hap2, whole genome shotgun sequence includes these proteins:
- the smpd2b gene encoding sphingomyelin phosphodiesterase 2, whose product MATTDTISLRVFSLNCWGIRYLSKHCLQRYAMIGELLCKDQHDVVLLQEVWSEKDYLSLKRKLGGSYPHSHYFKSGVIGSGLAIFSRHRIDDAFLYRYSLNGYPYMAHHGDWFGGKAVGMAILNIGRLRAHVYVTHLHAEYCRDKDTYLPHRVVQAWELQQFIRHTSGGADLVILGGDLNMHPQDLGNRLLRTFTGLRDSYLEVTKFDGCEDGMTLIADNPFINKKEIVPFEKGIRIDYILLKGSSKVDIRCESMCTTKGSVPDHPFPYSDHEALSAELQLTQNQAGDDQQTKEQDCTPGKLAELVDIVTEARTEVKVGLHCAERMRYTAARTGVMGLALLLLELTIAAVPWFALGAEQPFPRATFYLLAALCFAILLTTALLYIFYTMEVKSLQGAEDQMRLAVGSLQERLRGVPLAQPVNVERRTPPERQGPFGPEE is encoded by the exons ATGGCGACTACAGACACCATCAGTCTCCGGGTCTTCTCTCTCAACTGCTG GGGTATCCGCTACCTAAGCAAACATTGTCTCCAGCGCTATGCCATGATCGGGGAATTGTTGTGCAAGGACCAGCATGATGTTGTGTTACTACAGGAG GTATGGAGTGAGAAAGACTACCTGTCGCTGAAGAGGAAGCTTGGTGGCAGCTATCCCCACTCCCACTACTTCAAAAG CGGGGTCATTGGCAGTGGACTCGCCATTTTCTCCAGACACAGGATTGATGATGCATTCCTGTACCGTTACTCCCTGAATGGGTATCCATACATG GCCCACCACGGAGACTGGTTTGGAGGTAAAGCTGTAGGGATGGCCATCTTAAACATAGGCAGACTGCGAGCACACGTCTATGTCACTCAT TTGCATGCCGAGTACTGCAGAGATAAGGACACCTATCTTCCCCATAGAGTGGTGCAGGCCTGGGAGCTGCAGCAGTTCATTCG CCATACCTCAGGTGGGGCAGACTTGGTGATTTTAGGAGGGGATCTCAACATGCATCCTCAAGACCTTGGTAACAGATTACTAAGGACTTTCACAGGCCTACGAGACTCGTACTTAGAGGTGACAAAGTTTGAT GGATGCGAGGATGGAATGACCTTAATAGCAGATAATCCTTTCATTAACAAGAAAGAGATTGTTCCCTTCGAGAAGGGAATCCGGATCGACTATATCCTGCTGAAG GGGTCTTCCAAAGTGGACATCCGGTGTGAGTCCATGTGCACTACCAAAGGCTCTGTGCCCGATCATCCTTTCCCATATTCGGACCATGAGGCGCTTTCTGCTGAGCTGCAGCTCACCCAGAACCAGGCTGGAGATGACCAGCAGACGAAGGAACAAGACTGCACGCCAG GCAAGCTGGCCGAGTTGGTGGACATCGTGACCGAGGCTCGCACGGAGGTCAAAGTCGGCCTGCACTGCGCGGAGAGGATGCGCTACACGGCAGCCCGCACCGGGGTGATGGGCCTGGCTCTGCTGCTGTTGGAGCTGACCATTGCGGCGGTGCCCTGGTTCGCCCTGGGCGCAGAGCAGCCTTTCCCCCGCGCCACCTTCTACCTGCTGGCGGCGCTGTGCTTCGCCATCctgctgaccacggctctgctctATATCTTTTACACCATGGAGGTGAAGTCTCTCCAGGGAGCCGAGGACCAGATGAGGCTGGCCGTGGGCAGCCTGCAGGAGAGGCTGCGTGGCGTCCCCTTAGCACAGCCCGTCAACGTGGAGCGGAGGACGCCGCCAGAGCGTCAGGGGCCCTTCGGTCCGGAGGAGTAG